In one Microbacterium invictum genomic region, the following are encoded:
- a CDS encoding Fe-S cluster assembly protein HesB, whose protein sequence is MLTLTENAAIAVKAVVAGTPDVQAAGIRIRGAEAPTAGFELTLAPQPEPADAVVEADGARVFLDSTAQAALDDQVLDAQMNEDGSVRFALAAQA, encoded by the coding sequence ATGCTCACTCTCACCGAGAACGCCGCCATCGCCGTCAAGGCTGTGGTCGCAGGCACCCCCGACGTCCAGGCCGCAGGTATCCGCATCCGCGGAGCCGAGGCACCCACTGCCGGTTTCGAACTGACCCTGGCCCCGCAGCCCGAGCCTGCGGACGCCGTCGTTGAAGCGGACGGCGCTCGCGTCTTCCTCGACAGCACCGCGCAGGCGGCGCTGGACGACCAGGTCCTCGACGCTCAGATGAACGAGGACGGCTCGGTGCGCTTCGCCCTCGCGGCGCAGGCGTAA
- a CDS encoding Lsr2 family protein, producing MARKIVHQLVDDLDGTVLEVGEGETVLFSLDGVAYEIDLTVDNAAEFRNTLSRYVDAARSVSTGRQAESAASRKRRRTGQADYTAVRQWAKERGMSVSERGRIPASVMEAYEAAN from the coding sequence ATGGCCCGAAAAATTGTGCATCAACTCGTTGACGATCTGGACGGAACTGTCCTCGAAGTCGGCGAAGGTGAAACCGTTCTCTTCTCTCTCGACGGCGTCGCGTATGAGATCGACCTCACCGTCGATAACGCCGCCGAATTCCGGAATACATTGTCCCGATATGTCGACGCCGCCCGCTCGGTGTCGACCGGCCGACAGGCCGAATCCGCGGCATCCCGCAAGCGCCGCCGCACGGGACAGGCCGACTACACGGCCGTTCGTCAGTGGGCGAAAGAACGCGGAATGTCGGTGTCAGAGCGTGGCCGCATTCCGGCGTCGGTGATGGAGGCGTACGAAGCCGCGAATTAG